A region from the Clostridiaceae bacterium genome encodes:
- a CDS encoding peptide chain release factor 3, translated as MKDINNIIAKEVTRRRTFAIISHPDAGKTTLTEKLLLYGGAIRLAGTVKSRKANKFAVSDWMEIEKQRGISVTSSVLQFEYNGYCINILDTPGHQDFSEDTYRTLMAADSAVMLIDGAKGIEEQTIKLFHVCKMRGIPIFTFINKMDRASKDPFELIEEIEQVLGIKSYPMNWPIGTDGDFKGVYNRKKSHIELFHGGNHGQSLVESTIGTVDDPVFAELLGEHYHKKLCNDIELLDIAGDEFDKNSILKGELTPIFFGSAITNFGVEPFLAEFLQLAPCPGSRPSSAGIVEPDDNKFTGFVFKIQANMNPAHRDRISFIRICSGQFKRGMEVFHVQSGKKIRLSQPQQFMAQERTIVEEAYPGDIIGIYDPGIFGIGDTLSEEKADLLFEDIPAFPPEHFARVAAKDSMKRKQFEKGILQLSQEGAIQVFRQIDIGVDVFIIGVVGVLQFDVLEYRLKYEYGVDLRIQQLPFRFARWILNENIDPDNLNLTSSTMIVEDRSNRKVLLFENDWSIQWAIERNKGLSLADIAPGRYVQLKF; from the coding sequence ATGAAAGACATAAATAACATTATAGCTAAAGAAGTAACAAGAAGAAGAACTTTTGCAATAATATCTCATCCGGACGCCGGTAAAACTACATTAACAGAAAAATTGCTGCTTTATGGTGGTGCCATAAGGCTGGCAGGAACAGTTAAGTCTAGAAAAGCCAATAAATTTGCAGTATCCGACTGGATGGAAATAGAAAAGCAGAGAGGAATTTCTGTTACCTCCAGTGTGCTTCAATTTGAATATAACGGTTATTGTATTAATATATTGGATACTCCGGGCCACCAGGATTTCAGTGAGGATACTTACCGTACTCTCATGGCGGCAGACAGTGCTGTTATGCTTATAGACGGAGCAAAGGGTATTGAGGAGCAGACCATCAAATTATTCCATGTCTGCAAAATGAGAGGTATACCCATTTTTACTTTTATCAATAAAATGGACAGAGCAAGCAAGGATCCTTTTGAATTAATTGAAGAAATCGAACAGGTTCTGGGAATTAAGTCATACCCTATGAACTGGCCTATAGGTACCGATGGTGACTTTAAAGGAGTCTATAACAGAAAAAAATCCCATATTGAACTTTTTCACGGAGGAAACCATGGCCAGTCATTGGTTGAATCTACCATTGGAACTGTAGATGATCCGGTATTTGCAGAGCTATTAGGAGAGCATTATCATAAAAAGCTCTGTAATGATATTGAACTTCTTGACATTGCTGGAGATGAATTCGATAAAAATAGCATTCTTAAAGGAGAATTAACACCTATTTTCTTTGGAAGTGCAATAACCAATTTCGGAGTTGAACCATTTTTGGCTGAGTTCCTGCAATTGGCTCCATGTCCTGGAAGCAGGCCTTCATCTGCGGGTATTGTTGAGCCTGATGATAACAAATTTACAGGTTTTGTTTTTAAGATCCAGGCCAATATGAATCCTGCACATAGGGACAGGATTTCATTTATAAGAATATGTTCAGGACAATTTAAGCGCGGTATGGAAGTATTCCATGTGCAGTCCGGCAAGAAAATAAGGCTGTCCCAGCCACAACAGTTTATGGCTCAGGAAAGAACCATCGTGGAAGAAGCATATCCCGGAGATATTATTGGTATTTATGATCCTGGTATTTTCGGAATCGGAGATACTCTTTCGGAAGAAAAGGCAGATTTGCTTTTTGAAGATATTCCAGCCTTCCCTCCGGAACATTTTGCACGGGTTGCAGCAAAAGATTCAATGAAGAGAAAACAGTTTGAAAAAGGAATACTTCAATTATCCCAGGAAGGTGCCATTCAGGTATTTAGACAAATTGATATTGGTGTTGATGTTTTTATAATTGGCGTTGTAGGTGTCCTTCAATTTGATGTTTTGGAATACAGGCTTAAATATGAATATGGTGTGGATTTAAGGATACAGCAGTTACCATTCAGGTTTGCCAGGTGGATTTTAAATGAAAATATTGATCCAGACAATCTTAATCTGACAAGTTCAACTATGATTGTTGAAGATCGTTCTAACAGAAAAGTGCTCCTATTCGAAAATGACTGGTCAATACAATGGGCAATAGAACGCAATAAAGGACTTTCCCTTGCAGATATTGCACCTGGCAGATATGTCCAGCTTAAATTTTAA
- a CDS encoding phospho-sugar mutase has protein sequence MRNVNEIYKLWLENEYFDEETKKELISIKDNSKELEDRFYKDLEFGTGGLRGIIGAGTNRINKYTVRKVSQGLANYIHQQKNDAAQKGIVIAHDSRKKSSEFALEAALVFTANGIKTYLFDELRPTPELSFAVRFLKAFAGVVITASHNPKEYNGYKVYGQDGAQLSLECSQAVLDEINKINDFSCIKVISREEAIGKNLLNIIGKEIDDEYIKRLKQLSSDYSDMKETASTLKIVYTPLHGSGNKLVRRILQEKGFTDVLVVPEQEHPDPEFRTVKTPNPEDKAAFTHAIKLAEKEGADIIIATDPDCDRIGVMVRDRRNQYIMLTGNQTGCLLMEYVLSSLKKNEKLPPNGFVAKTVVTTEMARAIAEFYNVKIVEVLTGFKFIGEKIKEMDEFGHEKYLFGFEESFGYLAGTFVRDKDGVVSSMLIADMAALYKARGMTLLEGLEELYRKYGYYLEEVKSYTLKGKEGIERIEACMNELRELKPSGFNSFKVKAIRDYLLKKRIDLDSGNEESLMLPSSNVLYYELEESCWFCIRPSGTEPKIKVYFGVSSSELNSSKEKLEELKNSVIYVVGKLLGV, from the coding sequence ATGAGAAATGTTAATGAGATTTATAAACTGTGGCTGGAAAATGAATATTTTGACGAAGAAACAAAAAAAGAGCTTATTAGTATAAAAGATAATTCTAAGGAATTAGAAGACCGTTTTTATAAAGATCTTGAATTTGGCACCGGTGGATTGAGGGGAATAATAGGAGCAGGAACAAACAGAATTAATAAATACACTGTCAGAAAAGTTTCTCAGGGGCTGGCAAACTATATTCATCAGCAGAAAAATGATGCAGCCCAAAAGGGTATTGTGATTGCCCATGATTCCCGTAAAAAATCATCAGAATTTGCTTTGGAAGCAGCATTGGTATTCACAGCAAATGGAATAAAGACTTACCTTTTTGATGAATTAAGACCTACTCCTGAGCTGTCATTTGCTGTGAGATTTCTCAAAGCATTTGCGGGAGTGGTTATAACCGCAAGTCATAATCCAAAAGAATACAATGGCTACAAAGTATATGGCCAGGATGGTGCACAGCTATCTCTTGAATGTTCGCAGGCGGTACTTGATGAAATTAATAAAATTAATGATTTCTCCTGCATAAAAGTAATAAGCAGGGAAGAGGCTATTGGCAAGAATTTATTGAACATTATCGGTAAAGAAATTGATGATGAATATATAAAAAGATTAAAGCAATTATCCTCTGATTATAGTGATATGAAAGAAACGGCTTCCACATTAAAAATAGTGTATACTCCACTTCATGGAAGCGGAAATAAGCTTGTAAGAAGGATTCTGCAGGAAAAAGGTTTTACTGATGTGCTGGTAGTGCCGGAACAGGAGCATCCTGATCCTGAATTTAGAACCGTCAAAACTCCCAATCCAGAGGATAAGGCTGCTTTTACCCACGCTATTAAACTGGCGGAAAAAGAAGGTGCAGATATAATAATAGCAACTGATCCGGACTGCGACAGAATTGGTGTGATGGTAAGAGACCGCCGGAACCAGTATATTATGCTGACTGGAAACCAGACTGGTTGCTTGCTAATGGAATATGTACTCTCCAGTTTAAAAAAGAATGAAAAGCTTCCTCCTAATGGTTTTGTAGCCAAAACTGTAGTTACCACCGAAATGGCAAGGGCAATTGCGGAATTTTATAACGTTAAGATTGTTGAAGTATTGACGGGATTTAAGTTTATCGGAGAAAAAATAAAAGAAATGGATGAATTTGGCCATGAGAAATATCTGTTTGGATTCGAAGAAAGCTTTGGCTATCTTGCAGGTACCTTTGTAAGAGATAAAGATGGTGTCGTTTCCTCAATGCTGATAGCTGATATGGCGGCATTATATAAAGCAAGGGGAATGACTCTGCTTGAAGGGCTTGAGGAATTATACCGGAAATATGGGTATTACCTTGAAGAAGTTAAATCATATACTCTAAAAGGTAAAGAAGGGATAGAAAGAATAGAAGCCTGCATGAATGAACTGAGAGAGCTAAAACCATCCGGTTTTAACAGCTTCAAGGTTAAAGCAATAAGAGATTACCTCTTAAAGAAAAGAATTGATTTGGATTCAGGCAATGAAGAAAGCCTCATGCTTCCCAGTTCAAATGTTCTTTACTATGAATTGGAGGAAAGCTGCTGGTTCTGCATAAGGCCATCAGGTACAGAACCTAAAATTAAGGTGTATTTCGGCGTTTCTTCATCAGAATTAAATTCTTCAAAAGAGAAGCTTGAGGAACTTAAAAACAGCGTTATTTATGTTGTAGGGAAACTGTTGGGAGTTTAA
- a CDS encoding nucleotidyltransferase yields the protein MKVLGIVTEYNPFHNGHKYHIQESIKLCSADYVVSVMSGNFIQRGEPAIVNKWSRTHMALNEGVDLVLELPVIYAMSSAEFFSFGAVKILDSLGIVDYICFGSESGNIRQLDLIAEILSDEPEEYTQLLKKYLDSGLSFPSAREKALSDYFSQHLVRIDNISEIMSSSNNILGVEYLKAIKRLKSPIVPKTIPRIGNTYNTGYVTGNISSATSIRKSFSKANHNLVSDILEQTMPKRCIEILKQEIDSGRGPILPENFESIILAFLRKMSSEEIAAMPYVNEGLENRIKLSASVSGTLNELIEAISTRRYPKTRIQRILFYSLIGISDKEFKLFNNHGGPQYIRVLGFNSKGRHLLSLIKEKARLPIIVKTANFKNHCNPLVSRMLEIESNSTDLYVLGFSNPEYRKAGQEYTNNVVIM from the coding sequence ATGAAGGTCCTGGGAATAGTAACAGAATATAATCCATTTCATAACGGTCATAAATATCATATACAAGAATCTATCAAGCTTTGCAGTGCTGATTATGTTGTCAGTGTTATGAGTGGAAATTTTATTCAGCGCGGAGAACCGGCTATTGTGAATAAATGGTCGAGAACCCATATGGCTCTTAATGAAGGAGTTGACCTTGTACTTGAGTTGCCAGTTATCTATGCTATGAGCAGTGCTGAATTTTTTTCTTTTGGGGCTGTTAAAATTCTGGATAGCCTTGGTATAGTAGACTATATCTGTTTTGGAAGTGAGTCCGGTAATATCAGGCAGTTAGATCTTATTGCAGAAATTCTCTCCGATGAACCAGAAGAATACACACAGCTTTTAAAGAAATATCTTGATTCTGGGCTCTCTTTCCCCTCCGCCAGGGAAAAAGCCCTGTCAGATTATTTTTCACAACACTTAGTCAGAATTGATAATATTAGTGAAATAATGTCCTCTTCAAATAATATCCTTGGAGTAGAATATCTTAAGGCAATTAAAAGATTAAAAAGCCCCATTGTACCAAAGACAATACCCCGTATTGGTAATACCTATAACACCGGGTATGTAACTGGTAATATATCCAGTGCTACATCAATAAGGAAAAGCTTTTCAAAAGCTAACCATAACCTTGTTTCAGATATACTGGAACAAACTATGCCTAAAAGGTGTATTGAGATACTTAAACAGGAAATCGACAGCGGTCGCGGACCTATACTTCCTGAAAATTTTGAAAGCATTATTCTTGCTTTCTTAAGAAAGATGTCTTCTGAAGAAATTGCAGCTATGCCATATGTAAATGAAGGATTGGAAAACAGAATAAAATTATCTGCCTCAGTTTCCGGAACTTTAAATGAACTGATTGAGGCTATCAGTACAAGGAGATACCCTAAAACCAGAATTCAAAGGATTCTGTTTTACTCATTAATTGGAATTTCAGATAAAGAGTTCAAATTATTTAATAATCATGGCGGCCCGCAATATATAAGGGTGCTGGGTTTTAATTCAAAAGGCAGGCACCTGCTTTCCTTAATAAAAGAAAAAGCCCGGCTTCCTATTATAGTAAAAACCGCAAATTTTAAAAATCATTGCAACCCTCTGGTTTCACGTATGCTGGAGATTGAATCCAACTCAACAGATTTATATGTACTGGGATTTAGTAATCCTGAATATAGGAAGGCAGGCCAGGAATACACAAACAATGTAGTTATAATGTAG
- a CDS encoding DNA polymerase III subunit alpha, giving the protein MQDFVHLHVHTQYSLLDGAGRIAELIKRTKELGMKSIAITDHGVMYGVIDFYKEAIKEGIKPILGCEVYTARRSRFDREPGLDSEQGHLVLLAKNNTGYKNLMKIVSAGFLEGFYYKPRIDMEILEKYSDGIIALSACLSGDIPRFIIQGNYDKAKEIAIRYNSIFGEGNFYLEMQMNGIENQNLANQGIIKLSRETGIPLIATNDVHFLNRSDAKAHEILLCIQTGKSINDEDRMRFETNEVYLKSPDEMAEVFKNFPEAINNTVTVADMCNVELEFHKLHLPLYQVPEGTEAFDYLRSLCYEGLRRIYGEECDQEKIDRLEYELSVIRDMGYVDYFLIVWDFIKYAKDNGIMVGPGRGSAAGSLAAYCLGITNIDPLRYNLIFERFLNPERVSMPDIDIDFCFERRQEVIDYVIRKYGKERVAQIITFGTMAARAAIRDVGRALGMPYGDVDIVAKMIPFQIGMNIDKALEINPELKNLYEDDMRVKELIDTARLLEGMPRHASTHAAGVVISKDPITEYVPLQKNDDIITTQFPMGHLEELGLLKMDFLGLRTLTVIRDAVELIKINHDIEIDIEKINTDDPSVYKMIGDGKTAGLFQLESAGMTQFIKELKPASLEDIIAGISLYRPGPMDQIPRYIKNKSNPGNIEYDHPILKKILDVTYGCMVYQEQVMQIVRELGGYSLGRSDLVRRAMAKKKMDVMKQERHNFIYGIKDEKGNYIVCGALNKGLSEEKANKIFDEMLDFASYAFNKSHAAAYAVIAYQTAWLKYYYPVEFMAALLNSFLGSSDKVSHYVHECKAMNIEVLPPDINESLTKFTVVNGKIRFGLAAIKNVGENAIKEIIDERKRGGKFKNFTDFCERMGGKDINKRCIESMIRAGAFDSMGVYRSKLINAYEKIMDGIQNSIKMNMEGQLSLFDFPGSIKEEITMPEIFPDIPEYPKKVLLSMEKDMLGLYVSGHPLSEYESELNRLTTFSSMNINSLSPDNEEFDMDNASGVKDGINVIVGGIITEKKTKTTKNNNLMAFVNLEDLYGSLEVIVFPTVLNKYSSLIKEDNIVLIKGRVSIKEEEEPKIICEEVMPLRKTVEENEADNKCNGIKAADNNIEIDSEKIIYIRVNDFDKINNMDSTKSLFRFFEGNIPVCFYDVKDNKKKLLGREYWVDLNKCLIEELERRFGKDNVKLCKLSR; this is encoded by the coding sequence CTGCAGGATTTTGTCCATTTGCATGTGCATACGCAATACAGTCTCCTTGACGGTGCCGGCAGAATTGCTGAGTTAATAAAGAGGACCAAGGAATTAGGTATGAAAAGCATCGCCATTACAGACCATGGTGTTATGTATGGTGTCATAGATTTTTATAAAGAAGCAATTAAAGAGGGGATAAAGCCTATCCTTGGGTGCGAAGTTTATACAGCAAGAAGAAGCAGGTTTGACAGGGAACCTGGTCTGGACTCAGAACAGGGACATTTGGTTTTGCTCGCAAAAAACAATACAGGATATAAGAACCTGATGAAAATTGTTTCTGCAGGCTTTCTGGAGGGCTTTTATTATAAACCGAGAATTGATATGGAGATTCTGGAGAAGTATAGTGATGGAATCATTGCCCTTAGCGCGTGCCTCTCCGGAGATATACCCCGATTCATTATTCAGGGCAATTATGATAAGGCAAAGGAGATTGCAATAAGATACAACAGTATTTTTGGAGAGGGTAATTTCTATCTGGAAATGCAGATGAATGGCATTGAAAATCAAAACCTGGCAAATCAAGGTATTATAAAATTGAGCCGGGAAACAGGAATACCATTAATTGCAACAAACGATGTTCATTTTCTAAACCGTTCAGATGCAAAAGCCCATGAAATACTCTTGTGCATACAAACAGGAAAAAGCATTAATGATGAAGACAGGATGAGATTTGAGACCAATGAAGTGTATTTAAAATCACCCGATGAAATGGCTGAAGTTTTTAAAAATTTCCCTGAAGCTATCAATAATACTGTTACAGTAGCTGATATGTGTAATGTGGAATTAGAATTCCATAAACTTCATTTACCGTTATACCAAGTGCCTGAAGGAACTGAAGCCTTTGATTATCTAAGGTCATTATGTTATGAAGGGCTTAGAAGGATTTATGGTGAAGAATGTGATCAAGAGAAGATAGACCGTCTTGAATATGAACTATCTGTAATTCGGGACATGGGATATGTAGATTATTTTCTAATAGTATGGGATTTTATAAAATATGCAAAAGATAACGGCATTATGGTAGGACCTGGGAGGGGTTCAGCTGCAGGAAGCCTGGCAGCCTACTGTCTTGGAATAACAAATATTGATCCTTTACGTTATAACCTCATTTTTGAAAGATTTCTTAACCCCGAAAGAGTAAGCATGCCGGATATAGATATTGATTTCTGCTTTGAAAGAAGACAGGAAGTTATTGATTATGTTATAAGAAAATATGGTAAAGAAAGGGTCGCACAAATAATAACTTTCGGAACAATGGCTGCAAGAGCTGCCATAAGAGACGTTGGACGGGCTCTTGGCATGCCCTACGGCGATGTAGATATTGTAGCAAAAATGATACCCTTTCAAATCGGGATGAATATTGATAAGGCATTGGAGATAAATCCCGAATTGAAGAATTTGTATGAAGATGACATGAGAGTTAAGGAGCTTATTGATACTGCAAGGCTTCTGGAAGGTATGCCAAGGCATGCATCTACTCACGCAGCCGGTGTTGTAATATCTAAAGATCCTATTACTGAATATGTACCTCTTCAAAAAAATGATGATATTATTACTACACAATTTCCCATGGGCCATTTGGAGGAGTTAGGCCTTTTGAAAATGGATTTCCTCGGCCTCAGGACTCTTACAGTAATCAGAGATGCTGTTGAATTAATAAAGATTAACCATGATATTGAAATAGATATAGAAAAAATTAATACTGATGACCCTTCTGTATATAAAATGATAGGGGATGGGAAAACGGCAGGATTATTCCAGTTGGAAAGTGCAGGAATGACACAATTTATAAAAGAATTGAAACCGGCATCCCTGGAAGATATTATTGCCGGAATATCCTTGTACCGGCCGGGTCCTATGGATCAGATTCCCAGATATATTAAGAATAAAAGCAATCCCGGAAATATAGAATATGATCATCCAATTCTGAAAAAAATACTGGACGTTACTTATGGTTGTATGGTGTACCAGGAACAGGTAATGCAGATAGTCCGTGAGTTGGGAGGTTATTCCCTGGGCCGTTCCGATCTTGTCAGAAGAGCCATGGCAAAGAAAAAAATGGATGTAATGAAACAGGAAAGGCATAACTTTATCTATGGCATTAAAGATGAGAAGGGAAACTATATTGTTTGCGGAGCGTTAAACAAAGGTCTCAGTGAAGAGAAAGCCAATAAGATATTTGATGAAATGTTGGATTTTGCCAGTTATGCTTTTAACAAATCCCATGCGGCTGCATATGCTGTAATTGCATATCAGACCGCCTGGCTGAAATATTACTATCCTGTTGAATTTATGGCGGCTCTGCTGAACAGTTTCCTTGGAAGCAGTGACAAGGTATCCCACTATGTACATGAGTGTAAGGCAATGAATATTGAAGTTCTTCCTCCTGATATAAATGAAAGTCTTACCAAATTTACGGTTGTAAATGGGAAAATAAGATTTGGCCTTGCTGCTATAAAAAATGTTGGTGAGAACGCAATAAAGGAAATAATTGATGAACGAAAAAGGGGAGGCAAATTTAAGAATTTCACTGACTTTTGTGAGAGGATGGGAGGTAAGGACATAAATAAGCGGTGCATTGAATCCATGATAAGGGCTGGAGCTTTTGATTCCATGGGAGTATACAGGTCCAAGCTTATCAATGCTTATGAAAAAATAATGGATGGGATTCAAAATTCAATCAAGATGAATATGGAAGGACAGCTTTCATTATTCGATTTTCCTGGTAGTATTAAAGAAGAAATAACAATGCCGGAAATATTTCCCGATATTCCTGAATATCCTAAAAAGGTGCTTCTGTCAATGGAAAAGGATATGCTTGGACTATATGTATCTGGGCATCCTTTAAGTGAATATGAATCTGAGCTTAACAGGCTTACCACTTTTTCAAGTATGAATATTAACTCATTATCACCAGACAATGAGGAATTTGACATGGATAATGCATCAGGTGTAAAAGATGGAATTAATGTTATTGTTGGAGGAATAATAACTGAAAAGAAAACTAAAACTACTAAAAATAATAATTTAATGGCTTTCGTTAATCTTGAGGATTTATATGGCAGTCTGGAGGTAATAGTTTTTCCTACGGTGTTAAATAAATATTCCTCTCTCATTAAAGAAGATAATATTGTATTGATTAAAGGCAGGGTGAGTATTAAAGAAGAGGAAGAACCCAAGATAATTTGTGAAGAGGTAATGCCTTTACGGAAAACTGTAGAAGAAAATGAGGCAGATAATAAGTGTAATGGAATAAAAGCTGCAGATAACAATATTGAAATTGATTCTGAAAAAATAATATATATCAGGGTAAATGATTTTGATAAAATTAATAATATGGACTCAACAAAATCATTATTTAGATTTTTTGAAGGTAATATACCAGTATGTTTTTATGATGTAAAAGATAATAAGAAAAAACTTCTAGGAAGAGAATATTGGGTTGATTTGAATAAATGCCTGATTGAAGAGCTGGAACGGCGTTTTGGCAAGGATAATGTTAAGTTATGTAAACTATCAAGGTAA
- a CDS encoding methyltetrahydrofolate cobalamin methyltransferase produces the protein MIIIGEKINSTLKAVRPAIESYDTASIQDLAKRQVLAGANYIDVNAGMFLDDEPQRLEWLVKTVQEVTDVPLSIDSPNPVAIERALKANKVSKPIINSITDEKDRFDSILPLILEYNTGIIALCMDDSGMPETVDERVTIAERLISKLTGQGINISDIYIDPMVRPIGTGSHYGIVAIETIRKVKTEFPDVHITCGLSNVSFGIPARKLMNQTFLVAAMSAGMDGAILDPLDKKLMSFLYAAEALLGRDEYCMNYLTKFREGELEY, from the coding sequence ATGATAATAATTGGTGAAAAGATTAACAGTACTTTAAAAGCAGTAAGGCCCGCCATTGAAAGTTATGATACTGCATCAATACAAGACCTTGCAAAAAGACAAGTACTTGCTGGAGCTAATTATATCGACGTTAATGCAGGAATGTTTCTGGATGACGAACCCCAACGTCTGGAATGGCTGGTTAAAACTGTACAAGAGGTAACTGACGTCCCCCTTTCAATAGACTCTCCAAACCCTGTAGCTATTGAAAGAGCATTAAAAGCAAATAAAGTCAGTAAACCTATTATCAATTCCATAACAGATGAAAAAGATAGGTTCGATTCCATACTGCCTCTTATTCTCGAATACAATACTGGAATAATTGCTTTGTGTATGGATGACAGCGGAATGCCTGAAACTGTTGATGAAAGAGTAACTATTGCAGAAAGGCTGATTTCAAAGCTTACAGGTCAAGGCATCAATATAAGTGATATATACATTGACCCAATGGTAAGGCCTATCGGAACAGGTTCTCATTATGGGATAGTAGCTATTGAAACAATCCGTAAAGTAAAAACCGAATTTCCTGATGTACATATTACTTGCGGATTGAGCAATGTTTCCTTTGGTATACCTGCCAGAAAGCTTATGAATCAGACTTTTCTGGTTGCAGCTATGTCTGCAGGTATGGATGGAGCAATTCTAGATCCACTTGACAAAAAACTTATGTCTTTCTTATATGCTGCTGAGGCATTGTTGGGAAGAGATGAATACTGTATGAACTATCTTACAAAATTCAGAGAAGGAGAGCTGGAATACTAA
- a CDS encoding ferritin-like domain-containing protein, translating into MINPEKYSTYLPNFSTMADNIYTYPNNLPGALELIKEAVVGETEDRNLYEFLSIVAPTKEEKNLIKGIMEDEVEHFELFRQIYYELTGQMLPAPKETKIKKPSSYCEGIKKALTGEQNTSYKYAKILFAMSNRIHMMKLVKIILDELRHGTLFNYIYSKNRCK; encoded by the coding sequence ATGATAAATCCGGAAAAATACAGTACATACCTTCCCAATTTTAGTACTATGGCTGATAATATTTACACTTATCCAAATAATCTGCCCGGTGCCCTTGAATTAATAAAGGAAGCAGTTGTTGGTGAAACTGAAGATAGAAATCTTTATGAATTTCTGTCTATTGTTGCTCCCACCAAAGAAGAGAAAAATTTAATAAAAGGTATTATGGAAGATGAAGTAGAACATTTTGAATTATTCAGGCAAATATATTATGAACTTACAGGGCAAATGCTCCCTGCCCCTAAAGAAACCAAAATAAAAAAGCCCTCCTCTTATTGCGAAGGTATAAAAAAAGCATTAACAGGAGAGCAGAATACGTCATATAAATATGCTAAAATTCTTTTTGCCATGTCAAACAGAATTCATATGATGAAACTCGTAAAAATAATATTGGATGAACTCAGGCATGGAACTTTATTTAATTATATTTACTCAAAAAACAGGTGTAAATAA
- the pgsA gene encoding CDP-diacylglycerol--glycerol-3-phosphate 3-phosphatidyltransferase → MNVPNILTAIRLLLIPSFAYFLYIESYKIAILLFALSGLTDILDGYIARRFNLVTSWGKLADPLADKLMQIAALIILTIQGYIPLFILITVILKEIMMGIGSIILLKKKKYVVSANWYGKLATFVFFIAIIMIMLDMPYSNYLIIAAFAFTIFAFINYVISYFKISYNNVKI, encoded by the coding sequence ATGAATGTTCCAAATATTTTAACTGCTATAAGATTGCTTTTGATACCTTCTTTTGCCTATTTTCTTTACATAGAGAGTTATAAAATAGCAATTTTGCTTTTTGCATTAAGCGGATTAACAGACATACTGGACGGTTATATTGCAAGAAGGTTCAACCTGGTAACATCCTGGGGGAAACTGGCAGATCCTTTGGCAGATAAACTGATGCAGATAGCAGCTCTTATTATTCTGACCATTCAGGGATATATTCCATTGTTTATTTTAATAACTGTTATCTTAAAAGAAATTATGATGGGAATAGGAAGTATTATACTATTAAAGAAGAAAAAATACGTTGTATCTGCCAATTGGTATGGAAAACTGGCCACATTTGTTTTTTTTATTGCAATAATTATGATAATGCTGGATATGCCTTACAGTAATTATCTGATTATAGCAGCTTTTGCATTTACTATTTTTGCCTTTATCAATTATGTTATTTCATATTTTAAGATTAGCTACAACAATGTTAAAATTTAA